In Paramisgurnus dabryanus chromosome 7, PD_genome_1.1, whole genome shotgun sequence, the following are encoded in one genomic region:
- the tfap2c gene encoding transcription factor AP-2 gamma isoform X3 — MLWKLADNVKYEDECEQERHDVSSNGNSRLPHIPAVSQHLYSPPPSLSHTASSDFQPPYFPPPYQPLPYAQSSDPYSHLGDPFNINSIHQSASNQQQSWPGRQGQEVLGTHGRSGLGSPILGLEGGSSGMRRDGFRRPELLSHHGIESIADNIGLHELGHGLDEVQHEGDHNVAIQDHTVIKKVSLPKGSGFGMPFQKEPLLGMVSNPAEVFCSVPGRLSLLSSTSKYKVTVAEVQRRLSPPECLNASLLGGVLRRAKSKNGGRSLREKLDKIGLNLPAGRRKAANVTLLTALVEGEAVHLARDFGYVCETEFPAKAIAEYLGRPHLERNEINSRKTMLLAAKQICKEFTDLLTQDRSPLGNSRPAPILEPGIQSCLTHFSLITHGFGSPAICAAMTSLQNYLNEALKQVDKMYVSSSGDPSQASSDGTNKVDKMDKHRK, encoded by the exons ATGTTGTGGAAATTAGCAGATAACGTGAAGTATGAGGATGAGTGCGAG CAAGAAAGACATGATGTTAGCAGCAACGGGAACTCCCGGTTACCTCACATCCCTGCGGTGAGCCAGCACCTCTACAGCCCGCCTCCATCCCTGTCGCACACGGCCAGCTCGGACTTCCAACCACCGTACTTCCCTCCCCCTTACCAGCCCCTGCCTTACGCCCAGTCCAGCGACCCGTACTCCCACCTGGGTGACCCGTTTAATATCAACTCGATACACCAATCAGCATCTAACCAGCAGCAGTCATGGCCCGGGCGACAAGGTCAAGAGGTCCTCGGAACCCATGGACGCAGCGGGCTCGGCAGTCCGATACTGGGCCTGGAGGGCGGCTCGTCCGGTATGCGGCGCGATGGTTTCAGGAGACCGGAGCTTCTCTCCCATCACGGGATCGAGTCTATAGCAGATAACATTGGGTTGCACGAGTTAGGCCACGGGTTAGATGAGGTGCAG CATGAAGGTGATCACAATGTTGCCATTCAGGATCATACAGTCATCAAGAAAG TGTCCCTGCCGAAGGGAAGTGGGTTCGGAATGCCATTTCAGAAAGAGCCTCTGCTGGGAATGGTGTCCAATCCCGCTGAGGTCTTCTGCTCCGTTCCTGGTCGTCTCTCTCTTCTCAGCTCCACCTCTAAGTACAAAGTGACCGTAGCAGAAGTTCAGAGACGTTTATCTCCACCCGAGTGTCTCAACGCTTCTCTACTTGGAGGAGTATTGCGCAG GGCAAAGTCGAAGAATGGCGGCCGATCCCTGAGGGAGAAACTGGATAAAATTGGGCTAAACCTGCCGGCCGGTCGAAGAAAGGCCGCTAATGTCACCTTACTAACAGCTCTGGTGGAAG GTGAGGCAGTGCACCTGGCCAGAGACTTTGGGTACGTCTGTGAGACAGAGTTTCCAGCGAAGGCCATCGCCGAATACCTCGGGCGACCGCACTTGGAACGCAATGAGATCAACTCTCGTAAAACCATGCTGTTAGCAGCCAA GCAAATCTGTAAGGAGTTCACGGATTTGCTGACTCAGGACCGTTCGCCACTGGGAAACTCCCGGCCGGCTCCCATTCTTGAACCCGGGATCCAGAGCTGCCTGACTCACTTCAGCCTCATCACCCACGGCTTCGGCTCCCCGGCCATCTGCGCGGCCATGACCTCGCTGCAGAACTACCTCAACGAGGCGCTCAAGCAGGTGGACAAAATGTACGTGAGTTCAAGCGGAGACCCCTCGCAGGCCTCCTCCGACGGCACCAACAAAGTAGACAAGATGGACAAACATAGAAAGTAA
- the tfap2c gene encoding transcription factor AP-2 gamma isoform X2 produces MSLLERLDWRQERHDVSSNGNSRLPHIPAVSQHLYSPPPSLSHTASSDFQPPYFPPPYQPLPYAQSSDPYSHLGDPFNINSIHQSASNQQQSWPGRQGQEVLGTHGRSGLGSPILGLEGGSSGMRRDGFRRPELLSHHGIESIADNIGLHELGHGLDEVQHEGDHNVAIQDHTVIKKEWVSPRNRLTVSGKHFMSLPKGSGFGMPFQKEPLLGMVSNPAEVFCSVPGRLSLLSSTSKYKVTVAEVQRRLSPPECLNASLLGGVLRRAKSKNGGRSLREKLDKIGLNLPAGRRKAANVTLLTALVEGEAVHLARDFGYVCETEFPAKAIAEYLGRPHLERNEINSRKTMLLAAKQICKEFTDLLTQDRSPLGNSRPAPILEPGIQSCLTHFSLITHGFGSPAICAAMTSLQNYLNEALKQVDKMYVSSSGDPSQASSDGTNKVDKMDKHRK; encoded by the exons ATGTCGTTGCTGGAGAGGCTAGATTGGCGG CAAGAAAGACATGATGTTAGCAGCAACGGGAACTCCCGGTTACCTCACATCCCTGCGGTGAGCCAGCACCTCTACAGCCCGCCTCCATCCCTGTCGCACACGGCCAGCTCGGACTTCCAACCACCGTACTTCCCTCCCCCTTACCAGCCCCTGCCTTACGCCCAGTCCAGCGACCCGTACTCCCACCTGGGTGACCCGTTTAATATCAACTCGATACACCAATCAGCATCTAACCAGCAGCAGTCATGGCCCGGGCGACAAGGTCAAGAGGTCCTCGGAACCCATGGACGCAGCGGGCTCGGCAGTCCGATACTGGGCCTGGAGGGCGGCTCGTCCGGTATGCGGCGCGATGGTTTCAGGAGACCGGAGCTTCTCTCCCATCACGGGATCGAGTCTATAGCAGATAACATTGGGTTGCACGAGTTAGGCCACGGGTTAGATGAGGTGCAG CATGAAGGTGATCACAATGTTGCCATTCAGGATCATACAGTCATCAAGAAAG AGTGGGTTTCTCCGAGGAATAGATTGACAGTTTCTGGCAAGCATTTTA TGTCCCTGCCGAAGGGAAGTGGGTTCGGAATGCCATTTCAGAAAGAGCCTCTGCTGGGAATGGTGTCCAATCCCGCTGAGGTCTTCTGCTCCGTTCCTGGTCGTCTCTCTCTTCTCAGCTCCACCTCTAAGTACAAAGTGACCGTAGCAGAAGTTCAGAGACGTTTATCTCCACCCGAGTGTCTCAACGCTTCTCTACTTGGAGGAGTATTGCGCAG GGCAAAGTCGAAGAATGGCGGCCGATCCCTGAGGGAGAAACTGGATAAAATTGGGCTAAACCTGCCGGCCGGTCGAAGAAAGGCCGCTAATGTCACCTTACTAACAGCTCTGGTGGAAG GTGAGGCAGTGCACCTGGCCAGAGACTTTGGGTACGTCTGTGAGACAGAGTTTCCAGCGAAGGCCATCGCCGAATACCTCGGGCGACCGCACTTGGAACGCAATGAGATCAACTCTCGTAAAACCATGCTGTTAGCAGCCAA GCAAATCTGTAAGGAGTTCACGGATTTGCTGACTCAGGACCGTTCGCCACTGGGAAACTCCCGGCCGGCTCCCATTCTTGAACCCGGGATCCAGAGCTGCCTGACTCACTTCAGCCTCATCACCCACGGCTTCGGCTCCCCGGCCATCTGCGCGGCCATGACCTCGCTGCAGAACTACCTCAACGAGGCGCTCAAGCAGGTGGACAAAATGTACGTGAGTTCAAGCGGAGACCCCTCGCAGGCCTCCTCCGACGGCACCAACAAAGTAGACAAGATGGACAAACATAGAAAGTAA
- the tfap2c gene encoding transcription factor AP-2 gamma isoform X1: protein MLWKLADNVKYEDECEQERHDVSSNGNSRLPHIPAVSQHLYSPPPSLSHTASSDFQPPYFPPPYQPLPYAQSSDPYSHLGDPFNINSIHQSASNQQQSWPGRQGQEVLGTHGRSGLGSPILGLEGGSSGMRRDGFRRPELLSHHGIESIADNIGLHELGHGLDEVQHEGDHNVAIQDHTVIKKEWVSPRNRLTVSGKHFMSLPKGSGFGMPFQKEPLLGMVSNPAEVFCSVPGRLSLLSSTSKYKVTVAEVQRRLSPPECLNASLLGGVLRRAKSKNGGRSLREKLDKIGLNLPAGRRKAANVTLLTALVEGEAVHLARDFGYVCETEFPAKAIAEYLGRPHLERNEINSRKTMLLAAKQICKEFTDLLTQDRSPLGNSRPAPILEPGIQSCLTHFSLITHGFGSPAICAAMTSLQNYLNEALKQVDKMYVSSSGDPSQASSDGTNKVDKMDKHRK from the exons ATGTTGTGGAAATTAGCAGATAACGTGAAGTATGAGGATGAGTGCGAG CAAGAAAGACATGATGTTAGCAGCAACGGGAACTCCCGGTTACCTCACATCCCTGCGGTGAGCCAGCACCTCTACAGCCCGCCTCCATCCCTGTCGCACACGGCCAGCTCGGACTTCCAACCACCGTACTTCCCTCCCCCTTACCAGCCCCTGCCTTACGCCCAGTCCAGCGACCCGTACTCCCACCTGGGTGACCCGTTTAATATCAACTCGATACACCAATCAGCATCTAACCAGCAGCAGTCATGGCCCGGGCGACAAGGTCAAGAGGTCCTCGGAACCCATGGACGCAGCGGGCTCGGCAGTCCGATACTGGGCCTGGAGGGCGGCTCGTCCGGTATGCGGCGCGATGGTTTCAGGAGACCGGAGCTTCTCTCCCATCACGGGATCGAGTCTATAGCAGATAACATTGGGTTGCACGAGTTAGGCCACGGGTTAGATGAGGTGCAG CATGAAGGTGATCACAATGTTGCCATTCAGGATCATACAGTCATCAAGAAAG AGTGGGTTTCTCCGAGGAATAGATTGACAGTTTCTGGCAAGCATTTTA TGTCCCTGCCGAAGGGAAGTGGGTTCGGAATGCCATTTCAGAAAGAGCCTCTGCTGGGAATGGTGTCCAATCCCGCTGAGGTCTTCTGCTCCGTTCCTGGTCGTCTCTCTCTTCTCAGCTCCACCTCTAAGTACAAAGTGACCGTAGCAGAAGTTCAGAGACGTTTATCTCCACCCGAGTGTCTCAACGCTTCTCTACTTGGAGGAGTATTGCGCAG GGCAAAGTCGAAGAATGGCGGCCGATCCCTGAGGGAGAAACTGGATAAAATTGGGCTAAACCTGCCGGCCGGTCGAAGAAAGGCCGCTAATGTCACCTTACTAACAGCTCTGGTGGAAG GTGAGGCAGTGCACCTGGCCAGAGACTTTGGGTACGTCTGTGAGACAGAGTTTCCAGCGAAGGCCATCGCCGAATACCTCGGGCGACCGCACTTGGAACGCAATGAGATCAACTCTCGTAAAACCATGCTGTTAGCAGCCAA GCAAATCTGTAAGGAGTTCACGGATTTGCTGACTCAGGACCGTTCGCCACTGGGAAACTCCCGGCCGGCTCCCATTCTTGAACCCGGGATCCAGAGCTGCCTGACTCACTTCAGCCTCATCACCCACGGCTTCGGCTCCCCGGCCATCTGCGCGGCCATGACCTCGCTGCAGAACTACCTCAACGAGGCGCTCAAGCAGGTGGACAAAATGTACGTGAGTTCAAGCGGAGACCCCTCGCAGGCCTCCTCCGACGGCACCAACAAAGTAGACAAGATGGACAAACATAGAAAGTAA